Proteins co-encoded in one Gemmatimonadaceae bacterium genomic window:
- a CDS encoding integron integrase, producing the protein MPAPRLLDVMMERLALRHASPRTVTAYTDWVRRYVRFHRGRHPRQMGEAELTAFLSYLATERRVAASTQNQALAALLFLYREVIGVTVGWLDTMVRAERPARVPTVLSRDEAQLVLEAMGGVPQLVAMVLYGAGLRLSEACALRLKDVDLDRRELVVRQGKGGRDRLTLLPESLIEPLAVQMERVRVLHRRDLAAGRGHVMLPTAHARKSPSAVRDARWQWVFPASRFYRDPATSHWVRHHVHPTVIQRAVADAVRIAALNKRVGCHTFRHSFATHLIEAGYDIRTVQELLGHRDVKTTMIYTHVLNRGGRGVRSPLDTLIPGAVGARDGVSPHAARPSTHAMQTPPVSLTHRRLIAGRAYNINWRKDLRR; encoded by the coding sequence ATGCCGGCCCCTCGACTCCTCGACGTGATGATGGAACGACTGGCGTTGCGGCATGCCAGTCCGCGGACGGTCACGGCATACACCGACTGGGTGCGCCGGTATGTGCGTTTCCACCGTGGCCGTCATCCGCGCCAGATGGGCGAGGCCGAGCTGACCGCGTTTCTCTCGTATCTCGCCACGGAGCGGCGGGTGGCCGCATCCACCCAGAACCAGGCGTTGGCGGCGCTGCTCTTCCTCTATCGCGAGGTGATCGGCGTCACCGTCGGCTGGCTGGACACGATGGTGCGCGCCGAGCGCCCGGCGCGGGTGCCGACGGTGCTGAGCCGCGACGAGGCGCAACTGGTGCTCGAGGCGATGGGCGGCGTGCCGCAGCTCGTGGCGATGGTGTTGTACGGCGCCGGATTGCGGCTGAGCGAGGCCTGCGCGTTGCGGCTGAAGGACGTGGATCTCGACCGCCGCGAGCTGGTGGTGCGGCAAGGCAAGGGTGGGCGCGATCGGCTGACCCTGCTTCCCGAGTCGCTCATTGAGCCATTGGCGGTGCAGATGGAACGCGTGCGGGTGCTGCACCGGCGCGACCTGGCTGCCGGACGCGGTCATGTGATGCTCCCCACCGCGCACGCGAGGAAATCGCCGAGTGCCGTGCGGGATGCGCGATGGCAATGGGTGTTCCCTGCCTCGCGATTCTACCGCGATCCCGCCACGTCACACTGGGTGCGTCATCATGTGCATCCCACGGTGATTCAGCGCGCGGTCGCCGATGCCGTTCGCATCGCGGCGCTGAACAAGCGCGTCGGTTGTCACACCTTTCGGCACTCGTTTGCCACGCACCTGATCGAGGCCGGGTACGACATCCGGACCGTGCAGGAACTGCTGGGGCATCGCGACGTGAAGACGACGATGATCTACACGCACGTGTTGAACCGTGGCGGGCGCGGGGTTCGCAGTCCACTGGATACGCTGATCCCGGGCGCCGTCGGCGCGCGTGACGGGGTCTCTCCGCACGCGGCTCGGCCCTCCACCCATGCTATGCAGACCCCGCCGGTCAGCCTAACACACCGCCGCCTGATCGCCGGTCGAGCGTACAACATCAACTGGCGCAAAGACCTGCGGCGGTGA
- a CDS encoding pyridoxamine 5'-phosphate oxidase family protein produces MPDATDRATLHQHRERGVPDDAPAILAAGIVAHVGIADDQGPVVIPMTYQYDPATPDTLYLHGAHNSRLMQAVASGAPVCVTVTLVDGLVYSKTALNHSVNYRSVVAFCHAAATQPDEARKRAVLDAMIGRYWPGRGPGAGYAPAPDAHLDATAFVALHIDAMSAKTRTGGSKGPDDDDPAVPGTAGVTALRIGY; encoded by the coding sequence ATGCCCGACGCCACCGACCGCGCCACCCTCCACCAGCACCGCGAACGCGGCGTCCCCGACGACGCGCCGGCCATCCTCGCCGCCGGCATCGTCGCCCACGTGGGCATCGCCGATGACCAGGGGCCAGTGGTCATCCCGATGACCTACCAGTACGACCCGGCCACTCCCGACACGCTGTACCTCCACGGCGCCCACAACAGCCGCCTGATGCAGGCGGTGGCATCGGGCGCCCCGGTCTGCGTCACGGTTACCCTCGTGGATGGCCTGGTCTACTCGAAGACCGCCCTCAACCACTCGGTCAACTACCGCTCCGTCGTCGCCTTCTGCCACGCCGCCGCCACCCAGCCGGACGAGGCGCGCAAGCGCGCTGTCCTCGACGCGATGATCGGCCGCTACTGGCCGGGGCGCGGGCCCGGCGCGGGATACGCCCCGGCGCCGGACGCCCACCTCGACGCCACCGCCTTCGTCGCCCTTCATATAGATGCGATGAGCGCCAAGACGCGCACCGGGGGCTCCAAGGGGCCGGACGATGATGACCCCGCCGTCCCCGGGACGGCCGGCGTGACGGCACTGCGAATCGGCTACTGA
- a CDS encoding glutamine--tRNA ligase/YqeY domain fusion protein, with amino-acid sequence MSTDSPKRDFIRDMVAADQASDKFGRQICTRFPPEPNGFPHIGHAKSICLNFGLAREFGGRIHLRFDDTNPFTEDIKYVEAIKKDIRWLGFEWDAEYYASDYFEQLYDIAVRLIEKGKAYVDSETEDEVREHRGTVTTPGTPSKYRDRSVAENLDLLARMKAGEFADGAHVLRARIDLAHHNMIMRDPILMRIAHASHYRRGDAWCIYPLYDFAHGLSDAIEGITHSLCTLEFKDNKEIYDWLVTEAGFEKPPEQTEFARLVLDYTVVSKRKLLRLVNDGHVSGWDDPRLHTLSGIRRRGVTPEAIRAFCDSVGIARKPARTEMSAYEYHVRNDLNMRVPRVLCVTNPLKVVITNYPEGDVDALDASYYPHDVPLTGSRKIPFARELYIERDDFMEAPPKKFFRLAPGREVRLRYGYFITCQDVIKDAAGNIVELHCTYDPATRGGNAPDGRKVQGTIHWVSAAHAIDCELRLYDTLFTVPDPDGLPEGQDFTSVLNPNSLIVVKGAKVEPSVAADPIGTRYQFERTGYFISDEDSKPGALVFNRTVTLRDSWAKEAAKS; translated from the coding sequence GTGTCCACCGACTCCCCCAAGCGCGACTTCATCCGCGACATGGTCGCGGCCGACCAGGCGTCCGACAAGTTCGGCCGCCAGATCTGCACGCGCTTCCCGCCGGAGCCGAACGGTTTCCCGCATATCGGCCACGCCAAGTCCATCTGCCTCAACTTCGGCCTCGCGAGGGAGTTCGGCGGGCGCATCCACCTGCGCTTCGACGACACCAACCCGTTCACCGAAGACATCAAGTACGTCGAGGCCATCAAGAAGGACATCCGCTGGCTGGGCTTCGAGTGGGACGCCGAGTACTACGCCTCCGACTACTTCGAACAGCTGTACGACATCGCCGTCCGGCTGATCGAGAAGGGGAAGGCGTATGTCGACAGCGAAACGGAAGACGAGGTGCGCGAGCATCGCGGCACCGTCACCACGCCGGGCACACCGAGCAAGTACCGCGACCGGTCCGTCGCCGAAAATCTTGATCTGCTCGCGCGGATGAAGGCGGGCGAGTTCGCCGATGGCGCGCACGTGCTGCGCGCCAGGATCGACCTCGCGCACCACAACATGATCATGCGCGATCCCATCCTGATGCGGATCGCCCACGCCTCGCACTACCGCCGCGGCGATGCCTGGTGCATCTACCCGCTGTACGACTTCGCGCACGGCCTGAGCGACGCCATCGAGGGCATCACCCACTCGCTCTGCACGCTCGAGTTCAAGGACAACAAGGAGATCTACGACTGGCTGGTGACCGAAGCCGGCTTCGAGAAGCCGCCCGAGCAGACCGAGTTCGCGCGCCTCGTCCTCGACTACACGGTCGTCAGCAAGCGGAAGCTCCTGCGCCTCGTCAACGACGGGCACGTGTCGGGGTGGGATGACCCGCGCCTGCACACGCTCTCGGGGATTCGCCGCCGGGGCGTCACGCCCGAGGCCATCCGCGCCTTCTGCGACAGCGTCGGCATCGCCCGCAAGCCGGCGCGCACCGAGATGTCGGCGTACGAATACCACGTGCGCAACGACCTCAACATGCGCGTGCCGCGCGTCCTCTGCGTGACGAACCCGCTCAAGGTCGTCATCACCAACTATCCCGAGGGCGACGTCGACGCGCTCGACGCCTCGTACTATCCGCACGACGTCCCGCTCACGGGATCGCGCAAGATCCCATTCGCGCGCGAGCTCTACATCGAGCGCGACGACTTCATGGAAGCGCCGCCGAAGAAGTTCTTCCGGCTCGCCCCGGGGCGCGAAGTGCGCCTGCGCTACGGCTACTTCATCACCTGCCAGGACGTCATCAAGGACGCCGCCGGTAACATCGTCGAGCTGCATTGCACCTACGACCCGGCCACGCGCGGCGGCAATGCCCCCGACGGCCGCAAGGTGCAGGGGACCATCCACTGGGTCTCGGCCGCGCACGCCATCGATTGCGAACTGCGCCTCTACGACACGCTCTTCACCGTCCCCGATCCGGACGGACTCCCCGAAGGGCAGGACTTCACGTCGGTGCTCAACCCGAACTCGCTCATCGTGGTGAAGGGGGCGAAAGTCGAGCCGAGCGTGGCCGCCGATCCGATCGGCACCCGCTACCAGTTCGAGCGCACCGGCTACTTCATCAGCGACGAAGACTCCAAGCCCGGCGCGCTGGTGTTCAATCGCACCGTGACGCTCCGCGATTCGTGGGCCAAGGAGGCCGCGAAGTCATGA
- a CDS encoding deoxynucleoside kinase produces MNFHIGIMGNLFSGKTTLMNALAAPPYRRDLQQLIGHSDTYAFSERVDKGSLVDECLALFYQDRVANIFPTETAFLHMRTLQQREIRHLMTREQRGGGVLILEDRPFLDGPEVFVKRMIDAGEMPAAHAKLYYTQLHQTMQHDRIRLPDLTVYLRTEPALLDKRRLTRAAAGDEYAAGISRQYLEEIHAGYEHLSATWRRTLRKYQEIAIVPPDADIVILPAEIDMYEHPDYVHVAAGTIREKVRRMIAARELEP; encoded by the coding sequence ATGAATTTCCATATCGGCATCATGGGGAACCTCTTCTCCGGGAAGACGACCCTCATGAACGCCCTCGCCGCGCCGCCGTACCGGCGCGACCTGCAGCAGCTGATCGGGCACAGCGACACCTACGCCTTCTCCGAACGCGTGGACAAGGGCTCGCTCGTCGATGAATGCCTCGCGCTCTTCTACCAGGACCGCGTCGCGAACATCTTCCCCACCGAGACGGCCTTCCTGCACATGCGCACTTTGCAGCAGCGCGAGATCCGCCACCTGATGACGCGCGAGCAGCGCGGCGGCGGCGTGCTGATCCTCGAGGACCGCCCGTTCCTCGACGGGCCGGAAGTCTTCGTCAAGCGCATGATCGACGCGGGCGAGATGCCGGCCGCGCACGCGAAGCTCTACTACACGCAGCTGCACCAGACGATGCAGCACGACCGCATCCGCCTCCCCGACCTCACCGTCTACCTCCGCACCGAGCCGGCGCTCCTCGACAAGCGGCGCCTCACACGCGCCGCGGCGGGCGACGAATACGCGGCGGGAATCAGCCGCCAGTACCTCGAGGAAATCCACGCGGGTTACGAGCACCTCTCGGCCACGTGGCGCCGCACCCTGCGCAAGTACCAGGAGATCGCCATCGTCCCGCCCGACGCCGACATCGTGATTCTCCCGGCCGAGATCGACATGTACGAGCATCCCGATTACGTGCACGTCGCGGCCGGGACCATTCGCGAAAAGGTGCGCCGCATGATCGCCGCGCGGGAACTGGAACCATGA
- a CDS encoding deoxynucleoside kinase, which produces MSATTGANNAPANTTARRVLDVAEDPSIKRHEIASRLTNVERRLLTYLSRHQTLIACVGNIGAGKSSLVKLLAYSTGMNALFELPDEGFEDHVHNNASLYPLLATAKHSAKRTLGRYYGAINDFIATQQDAPNDAAALASARKHLHQAALDIQHAYLDLRKMQLQAMPHLQSSTCIDGSPLADRYAFCEVLHRDMDEPYLTAESLQVIDKRLEEEFRPLVRPGLLVILKSPVENLLRNIRDRQRDEEHPGDDLPEGLVRLVRALNPRYDAFVGNLRADGWYDGPVLEIDVSRIDFVSNVRHLIAVYEGIERLIVPKEFRG; this is translated from the coding sequence ATGAGCGCCACTACCGGCGCCAATAACGCGCCCGCCAACACAACGGCGCGCCGCGTCCTGGACGTCGCCGAAGACCCGAGCATCAAGCGCCACGAGATCGCGAGCCGCCTCACCAACGTCGAGCGGCGCCTCCTCACCTACCTGTCGCGCCACCAGACGCTGATCGCCTGCGTCGGCAACATCGGGGCGGGGAAGAGCTCGCTGGTGAAGCTGCTGGCCTACAGCACCGGAATGAACGCGCTCTTCGAACTTCCCGACGAGGGATTCGAGGACCACGTCCACAACAACGCCTCGCTCTACCCGCTCCTCGCCACCGCCAAGCACTCGGCCAAGCGCACCCTCGGCCGCTACTACGGCGCGATCAATGATTTCATTGCGACGCAGCAGGACGCGCCCAATGATGCGGCGGCGCTCGCGTCGGCGCGCAAGCACCTGCACCAGGCAGCGCTCGACATCCAGCACGCCTATCTCGACCTGCGCAAGATGCAGCTGCAGGCGATGCCGCACCTGCAGTCGAGCACGTGCATCGACGGCTCGCCGCTCGCCGACCGCTACGCGTTCTGCGAAGTGCTCCATCGCGACATGGACGAGCCGTATCTCACGGCCGAGTCGCTGCAGGTGATCGACAAACGGCTCGAGGAGGAGTTCCGGCCGCTCGTGCGTCCGGGGCTGCTCGTGATCCTCAAGAGTCCGGTGGAGAACCTGCTGCGCAACATCCGCGACCGGCAGCGCGACGAGGAGCACCCCGGCGACGATCTCCCCGAGGGGCTCGTGCGCCTGGTGCGCGCGCTCAACCCGCGCTACGACGCTTTCGTGGGCAACCTGCGCGCCGACGGCTGGTACGACGGCCCGGTGCTCGAGATCGACGTGAGCCGCATCGACTTCGTGTCGAACGTGCGGCACCTGATCGCCGTCTACGAGGGAATAGAGCGGCTGATCGTGCCCAAGGAGTTCCGCGGCTAG
- a CDS encoding UPF0182 family protein, with amino-acid sequence MARRVTPILLIALLAFFALVLLPQATGMLVDYWWFRELGFNVLFTRTLLTKLLLFLTVAFASGGLVHLNLAIATRGDAPDAVRVMQRTGVDISSFNLGGLLHRLARPIAIAVGLLIGAGANALWDVVLQALYQTPFGVTDPVFGRDVAYYVFTLPALASVLAVLTSLTVLTLVMITVVYFLRGEIEISPRRLRIEPDAGMHLAIVLAAMFVLWALQLWFVDAAGVLFSTTGPLVGASYTDLHATLPALRLLAFGALVAAAMVVMGGLRHQLGFNAVLALVGYFALSLLGRAIAPALIQKFVVAPTELTREEPYLASHIAATRRAWGIDSVEVRDLGGEAGDLTLASIRANAPTIDNVRLWDREPLLRTFGQLQEIRTYYDFISVDDDRYWIDGRYRQVLLSPRELNVTSLPTRTFINEHLTFTHGMGLTMSPVNQVTQEGLPVLFVKDLPPATTGSIKVSRPQIYFGELTDAFAIVKTKQKEFDYPAGDENIYRTYDGTGGVAAGNFLRRLVLAANFGSLKILLSGDIGSASRILFNRNIVARAKLAFPFLRLDRDPYLVVAENGTLQWIQDAYTVSTRYPYSFRAADGTSYIRNSVKIVIDAYNGAMTPYVADPADPLIRTWAKIYPGVFQPIDRMPADLRAHIRYPDDLFRAQTARYVTYHMNTPATFYNREDEWQVPVEATKDQPVPFMRHIVMRLPDEKAEEFIYMAPFTPRGKDNLAAWMVARNDGASYGKLRVYRFPRQTLVFGPRQIENRINQDTEISRQVSLWDQRGSQVIRGDLLVIPIEKALLYVQPMYLQAEGGMIPELKRVVVAYQNQVIMRETLEAALSDMFGGAVGTSRGMGAAAMAEAAASAAPTAGGVDEATKSAIAEAQRRYQAALDAQRQGDWARYGEEIRQLGAVLERLSAKRPR; translated from the coding sequence GCTCTTGCTCTTCCTCACGGTGGCCTTCGCCAGCGGCGGCCTGGTGCATCTCAACCTGGCCATCGCCACCCGCGGCGATGCGCCCGACGCGGTGCGCGTGATGCAGCGCACCGGCGTGGACATTTCATCGTTCAACCTCGGGGGGCTGCTGCACCGGCTGGCCCGCCCGATCGCCATTGCCGTCGGCCTGCTGATTGGCGCCGGCGCGAACGCGCTCTGGGACGTGGTGCTGCAGGCGCTCTACCAGACGCCCTTCGGCGTGACCGATCCGGTCTTCGGCCGGGATGTCGCGTATTACGTCTTCACGCTGCCGGCCCTGGCGTCGGTGCTCGCGGTGCTCACGAGCCTGACGGTCCTGACGCTCGTCATGATCACCGTGGTGTACTTCCTGCGCGGCGAGATTGAGATCTCCCCGCGCCGGCTCCGCATCGAACCCGATGCCGGGATGCATCTCGCGATCGTGCTGGCGGCAATGTTCGTGCTTTGGGCGCTGCAGCTCTGGTTCGTGGACGCCGCTGGCGTGCTCTTCTCCACTACCGGGCCGCTCGTCGGCGCGAGCTACACCGACCTGCACGCGACGCTGCCGGCGCTCCGCCTGCTGGCGTTTGGCGCGCTGGTGGCCGCCGCGATGGTCGTCATGGGTGGCCTGCGCCACCAACTGGGCTTCAATGCGGTGCTGGCGCTGGTTGGCTACTTCGCGCTCTCGCTGCTCGGGCGGGCGATCGCGCCCGCGCTGATCCAGAAGTTCGTCGTGGCCCCCACCGAACTGACCCGCGAAGAGCCATACCTGGCCAGTCACATCGCGGCGACGCGGCGCGCGTGGGGTATCGACAGCGTCGAGGTGCGCGACCTCGGCGGCGAGGCGGGCGACCTGACACTCGCCAGCATTCGCGCCAACGCGCCGACCATCGACAACGTGCGGCTCTGGGACCGCGAGCCGCTGCTGCGCACCTTCGGCCAGTTGCAGGAAATCCGCACCTACTACGACTTCATCTCGGTCGACGACGACCGCTACTGGATTGACGGGCGCTACCGGCAGGTCCTGCTCTCCCCGCGTGAGCTGAACGTGACGTCGCTGCCGACGCGCACCTTCATCAACGAGCACCTCACGTTCACCCACGGCATGGGACTCACGATGAGCCCCGTGAACCAGGTGACGCAGGAGGGACTTCCGGTGCTGTTCGTGAAGGACCTGCCGCCGGCGACCACGGGATCCATCAAGGTCAGCCGGCCGCAGATCTACTTCGGCGAACTGACCGACGCCTTTGCGATCGTGAAGACGAAGCAGAAGGAGTTCGACTATCCCGCGGGCGACGAGAACATTTACCGCACCTATGATGGCACGGGCGGTGTCGCGGCGGGGAACTTCCTGCGGCGGCTGGTGCTGGCCGCCAACTTCGGCTCGCTCAAGATCCTGCTGTCGGGCGACATCGGCAGCGCGAGCCGCATCCTCTTCAACCGGAACATCGTCGCGCGCGCCAAGCTGGCCTTCCCGTTCCTGCGCCTCGACCGCGATCCGTATCTGGTGGTCGCCGAGAATGGGACGCTGCAGTGGATCCAGGACGCGTACACGGTGTCCACGCGGTATCCATATTCGTTCCGCGCGGCCGACGGCACGTCATACATCCGCAACAGCGTCAAGATCGTCATCGACGCCTACAACGGCGCGATGACGCCGTACGTCGCCGATCCTGCCGATCCGTTGATCCGGACGTGGGCGAAGATCTACCCCGGCGTCTTCCAGCCCATCGACCGAATGCCGGCCGACCTGCGTGCGCACATCCGGTATCCCGACGATCTCTTCCGCGCGCAGACCGCCCGGTACGTCACCTACCATATGAACACGCCGGCCACGTTCTACAATCGCGAGGACGAGTGGCAGGTGCCGGTGGAGGCGACCAAGGACCAGCCGGTGCCGTTCATGCGCCACATCGTGATGCGGCTGCCGGACGAGAAGGCCGAAGAGTTCATCTACATGGCGCCGTTCACGCCGCGCGGCAAGGACAACCTGGCCGCGTGGATGGTGGCGCGGAACGACGGCGCCTCCTACGGGAAGCTGCGCGTCTATCGCTTCCCGCGGCAGACGCTCGTCTTCGGCCCGCGACAGATCGAGAACCGCATCAACCAGGACACCGAGATCTCGCGGCAGGTCTCGCTGTGGGACCAGCGCGGCTCGCAGGTGATCCGCGGCGACCTGCTGGTGATCCCCATCGAGAAGGCGCTGCTGTACGTGCAGCCGATGTACCTGCAGGCCGAGGGCGGGATGATCCCCGAGCTGAAGCGCGTGGTGGTGGCGTACCAGAACCAGGTGATCATGCGCGAGACGCTCGAGGCGGCGCTCTCCGACATGTTCGGCGGCGCGGTGGGCACGTCGCGAGGCATGGGCGCCGCGGCCATGGCCGAAGCCGCCGCCAGCGCGGCGCCGACGGCGGGTGGCGTCGACGAAGCCACGAAGTCGGCGATTGCCGAGGCACAGCGTCGGTACCAGGCGGCGCTGGACGCGCAGCGGCAGGGCGACTGGGCGCGTTACGGCGAGGAGATCCGGCAGCTCGGCGCGGTGCTCGAGCGGCTTTCCGCGAAGCGCCCACGGTAA